The genomic interval ATCCCGCCTTATGAAATAGCTTTCTTTTTCTTTTTTCCGTTTTTCTGTTTCTTTGAAAAAATTTTTTTATCCTTTATTATCTCCAATCTGTAATGAGACATACAAATTATCTTAAATGTATTTTATCAAATTCTTCGATGGTTTTATAGCCTAAAAATGAATGTCTTCTCTTTCTGTTATACCAATTTTCAATGTATTCCTGTACCTCAACTCTCATCTGTTTTCTCGGCAGAAGTTTGTTTCGATTAATTAATTCCCTTTTGAATGACCCAAAAAAGCTTTCGGACACAGAATTATCATTATGATTTTGCTTACGACTCATACTACGTGTTACACACTTATAAGATTCTAATTTGCTAGTGAAAATTTTGTTGGCGTATTGGACACCTCTATCAGAATGGAATATTAATTTTTTTGTGATTTTTCTGTTGGCAACTGCCATATTCCATGCAGGTAAAATTGTTGCTTTTGTGCTCATTTTAGTGCTTAAACTCCATCCTATGATTTTCCTGTTAAATAAATCCATAATAATAGTAAGATATAAAAAGCCTTTGGTTGTCTGTATATATGTAATGTCTGAAACCCAAGCTACATCAGGCTCACTGACCCTAAATTCTCTATTTAATACATTTGGAACTACATAGTTATTATGATATGAGTCAGTTGTCACTTTATAATTTCTTTTAGCGATGCTACGCAAACCCAGCGTTCTCATATAAAATTTTACTGAAGAGTTTTTTATTTTAAATCCTCTGCTTTGAAGTTCCTTTGTAATTTTAGTGCTTCCATAGCCTTTTTCAAATTCATAAAATATGGATGTAATTTCCTGTTTTAATAAAATTACCCTGGCCTCTGTATCTGTAATCTCCTGCTTTTTTCTTCTATAATATGTTGTTTCCGATACTTCTAACACGGCACATATTTTTTGAATCGAATATTGTGATTTATTGTTTTCAATGAAATTTTTAGTCATTATTTTTCCTTGCGAAACATATCTGGTTCCTTTTTTTAAAATTTCCAGCGTAATCTTTGAATCTTTAATTTTTTTTTCAAGACTGGTAATGACTGCTTGTTCAGGAGTCATTTTTGGATGGCCACATCCGCAGAAACTGCCTTTACCATATTTTTCAAAGTCTTGTCTCCATTTGTATAGGTAATCAGGAGCTATTCCCAGCTCTCTTGCAAAACCTGCAATCTGCCCTTTTCCTTGCTCATAACTTAATTTAACCGCATTCTCTTTGAAAGTACGTTCATAGTGTTTCATAGCTTAAAGTTTGATAATTTATCGCAGAATTTCTTCAGTATTAATTTTATTTAAGGCATTCAGATATTTTCTCTACCATCTGTTCTTTATTTAAAAGCACATTTAAATCGGCCAGTTTAGATTTAAGGGAAACAAAATAGCTTTCGCACACAGAATTGTCAGAATGATTTCCTTTTCGATTCATGCTTCCTCTAATAAACTTATAGGAGTTTAATTTCCGGGTAAATATCTTGTTTGCGTATTGAGCTGATCTGTCAGAATGAAATAGCAAACCTGCTTTTGCTTTCCGGTTTTTAACCGCCATTGCCCAAGCTGGCATTGTGGTTTCTCTGACGGTCAATCCATTGCTCAAGCTCCAGCCTATAATTTTCCTGTCAAACAAATCCATGATAATAGTTAAAAACAAAAGTCCTTCCGTCGTTTGGATGCGACTTATTCCTGAAATCCAAGTTTTGGAAGGCTCTTCAACCGTGAATTGTTGATCTAAAATATTAGGAAAAATATAAGGATTAGAATGCGAAACATTTTTGAACTTATAATTCCCTCTCAGCTTGCTGACCAGACCTAGTTCGCTCATATGACTGCAAACTTGCCGGTCTGAAATCGTAAAGCCTCGACTTCGTAATTCTGCAGTAATTCTCCTGCTACCATAAATTTTTTTGTATTCAAAAAAGATTGAAGTTATTTCTTTCTTTAATAAATTTGTTCTACTTTCTGTCGGAGAAAGTACCTGACTTTTCCATCTAATATATGCATTTCTGCTAACTCCAAAAACTTTGCATATTTTTTTGAGTGTATATTTCTGTACATTGTTTTCAATAAAATGATAAGTCATCAGTCTTCCCTGAGAAACATATTTATACCCTTTTTTAAAAATCTCAATTTTAATTAATGATTCTTTAAGCTCTCTTTTTAGTTTTCTTTGTTTTTTGGAAAATAGTTTTTCTTCGAGAGTAAGCCTGCACTTTCCTGTTCCGCAGAAGCTTGCCTCTCCATATTTAAGAAACTCCCGTCGCCATCTACTTATATGAGATGACTCTATACCAAGTTCTCTTGAAGCTTTTCTCACGCCCAATTCGGAGCCCATTTGAATAGCTTTCACTTTGAAATTTCTATCGTAAACTTTACATTTCATTTCTTAAATTTCAGTTTATATTCTTACGTGAATTTAAGAATTATAACTCACAGATATACAGACACTAAAAGATAATCACATAGCTGACTACATTATCCTCTGATATCAAATTGACTTCTGGGTTATATTTAAAGATAAAGCCGTAAAGTGGGCATATTATGATTAATTTTTCTCCTATTTAGTATGGAATTTCTGAACCCCAGCTTATCTGCGTCCACAATCACAGCCTTGATTTCATGACTGCTTGCAGGCTTGCAGTCTTGCAGGCAGGAATGCAGACCTGCATACATGCAAACCTTCCTGCATGGTTATATGAAAACATGACTGAATACTCGAAGACATGTCTGCCTGCATATGTAAATTAATTATCGCCATATCTTCTGCTTTATTTTAAAACTCTTCGGCGTTTTCAGGCTGTATTGTACAGCCCATCATTGCCTGCATTTTTAATAATTTTTTAAATACAACAAAAAAAAGGGCATCAAGCCCTTTCAATTAAAAATCCATTCCTAAAAAGTTGTCGCCAGACAACGGCAAGTTGTGTTTTGAGATGCTTGAAATGAATTCAGCATCTCAAAACAACTTGCCCTGCGGGGCTGGAAAACGCCTCCGAAGTCGGCATTTTTTTTTAAAATTAATAACGAAAAATCAGTCCGCACTGCTTTTTTTATTCTGCTTTAAATATTTCCTGTGAAGGATGTCCAGCAGATCACCTTCCTCTAAAGGAATCAGCATTTCAATCACTTTAAGAAGGCTGTAAACATATCTTTCAGTCTGCTTGTGATTGTTCTCACTTATTTCAATTCCCTCTAAAGCCAGCATTCCTGCTTTAAGCAGATCCATAATCATCGTAAAAAGATCAGAATATCCACCAACATTTATGTTGAGATTGTATACATCTTTTCTTGTTTTTGATGCAGGTTTGAGCATTACAAAATAATGCTCTGGATTCTCAACCATATCCCTTAATTTGATTTTATTTTTTTCCATATCAATATATTTTATCAGTTAACATCTATCATGTTTGAAATGATGCAGTAATGTCATTCTCCTTCATGATCTGTACTCAGGCTCACTTCTTTTTATCTTTTCAATCCCTCTATCTCGCATAAGCTGGCTTGCGTCAAGCATCTTGACAAGATAGATATAGGGCGTGATCAGATCATAATCAAATTCCTCAGTGCATGGTGACAATGATAGGTGCGCAATTTCAAAAAGGAAAAATTCAAATTTATCAATGGTATTCTCCTCAAATGCTTTTTGAAATACTGTGAAAGGATTCTCATATTCCTGCTCTGTAAGTGAAGCCATATCAAGTTTTGATTTATAGGCATCTGATTCATTTACTTTCCATTTTCTGCTTCTGTACTGCAGAAGAAAACATGCTTTAACAAAGGAGCGGAAAGCACTGTGAAAAACGAACACCTGTCCGGGATATCTTGTCCTGCATACTTCTGTTTTATGTATATACAGAAATGTTTCATTGAGCACCTCCTTGTATGAATCAAGATGCGCAAAGTCAAAAAAAGCATCCATAACCTCAAAAAGATTTTTAATCTCATAGCCTGCCCAAAACTTGGTTTCAAAAGATTTTATATTCTTTTTCATATCACCTCACTTTTTTGTTTTTTTTCAATGCCTCTTTCATTGATTAACTCTCCCGCATCCAGTAGTTTTATCAAGTGGATATAGGGAGTAGTTATATCAGAGTCGGGATCAGAACCGAAAGGAGATAATGACAGTTCTGTGATTTCGGTTAAGAAGAATTCAAACTCCTGCAGTGTTTTCTCTGCAAATGCATTTTGAATCGCCAGATAAGGATTGTCGTATTCTTCTTTGGTCAGGGAAGAGAGATGAAATACCGTTTCAGAGCGGGTTGATTCTTTCACTTCCCATTTTTTGCTTTTATCCAGCATCCAGTAGCAGACTCTGACAAACGAACATACAGCGGTATAAAAAACAAAAACGTTGCAGGGAGTATCCTGTTTATATACTTTACTTTTATAACAGTGAAGAACCGCTTGGGTTAGGTTCTGTTTATAATAATCAAGATGGGCAAAATCAAGAACCTCCTCTAATGCGCTGAATGGGTTTCCCGTTCTGAAGCCTGCCCAGAATCTTGTTTCGAAAGATATTTTATTCTTTTTCATAATTTCCAGAGATTATCCGTTATCATTTTCCTTATTTATCTCTAAATAAAGCTTGTGCAGTTTATCAAGCCCTTCGGCTTCACAGCATGGCAGAAGCTGTAATGCAATTTCCAAAACGCTTGTAAGATGAAAAGCGGGATCCTGAATCTGGCTGGAATTCTCTAAATCAGAATTCTCCAGCGTGTGAAGGGCTATTTTCAGAAGATCCTGTACAGTAAACATCAGATTGATGTAACTTGTAAATTTCAGGCTTGCATAATAAGAACCTTCTTTGTCTTTCTGCGGGGTCAGACTTCTGAAAAAGAAACTCTTTTTCAGCTCTTTGATAAATTCATCCGCAGTTCTGATTTCATTTGTTTCCATAATTTCTCCTATTTTATTTTCTCA from Flavobacterium sp. YJ01 carries:
- a CDS encoding IS3 family transposase, giving the protein MKHYERTFKENAVKLSYEQGKGQIAGFARELGIAPDYLYKWRQDFEKYGKGSFCGCGHPKMTPEQAVITSLEKKIKDSKITLEILKKGTRYVSQGKIMTKNFIENNKSQYSIQKICAVLEVSETTYYRRKKQEITDTEARVILLKQEITSIFYEFEKGYGSTKITKELQSRGFKIKNSSVKFYMRTLGLRSIAKRNYKVTTDSYHNNYVVPNVLNREFRVSEPDVAWVSDITYIQTTKGFLYLTIIMDLFNRKIIGWSLSTKMSTKATILPAWNMAVANRKITKKLIFHSDRGVQYANKIFTSKLESYKCVTRSMSRKQNHNDNSVSESFFGSFKRELINRNKLLPRKQMRVEVQEYIENWYNRKRRHSFLGYKTIEEFDKIHLR
- a CDS encoding IS3 family transposase: MKAIQMGSELGVRKASRELGIESSHISRWRREFLKYGEASFCGTGKCRLTLEEKLFSKKQRKLKRELKESLIKIEIFKKGYKYVSQGRLMTYHFIENNVQKYTLKKICKVFGVSRNAYIRWKSQVLSPTESRTNLLKKEITSIFFEYKKIYGSRRITAELRSRGFTISDRQVCSHMSELGLVSKLRGNYKFKNVSHSNPYIFPNILDQQFTVEEPSKTWISGISRIQTTEGLLFLTIIMDLFDRKIIGWSLSNGLTVRETTMPAWAMAVKNRKAKAGLLFHSDRSAQYANKIFTRKLNSYKFIRGSMNRKGNHSDNSVCESYFVSLKSKLADLNVLLNKEQMVEKISECLK